The Bacillus sp. Y1 genome includes the window AACTGTATTTAAAATATATTTAACTCCAAATTTGTTAATAAATATAATCAATGGGAAATAAAGTATATAAAGAAACATAAATTTAGATCCATGATAGGCAAGTCCTATTGGTTGCCTATGTAAAACGTAAGTAATTAACATACTACTTACAACTAAAAAAGTTATACATAAAATCTCAAATTTAAATTTAAATTTATAGTGCAATATTTCTTTACCAAATTTAATATACATTAATAGGATAATGCATAGCATTAGATCTATCGTAGTTTTTCCATCGTAATCTACTAGATAGAAAAATCTCTCATTAATTAAGATTAGGCAAAATAACATTAACTTAGGTTTCAATATTAGTATAATAATTCCAACAAAACCGCAAGTAAGAATTAAAAATGGAATTAGACTATTAAAGTATAATAGTGAACCTGCTATTCCACCTAAACAATATAGACAAACTAATAAATAATATAGAATACTATTATTAATTACCATTAATATATAAACCCTCTATTCCCTATTTTATGAATAAGAAAATATTCTTTTTAATGTGTCTGTAAATTGCATCTGTAGTTTTTTTATTAGATACTTCCGATAAGTTACTAAACCTCTATCCCGCTTCATTTTTAATGATTCCAATGCAGCTTTTGGTGTAGAGGATACTCCACCTACAGTAAAATTAGAAATTATGGAATCCACTTCTATAAATGGTACATTATTTTCCAATAATCTTAATAAAAAGTCATAGTCAGCACAAAACTTATAGTCTAAATTAAACATACCTTGTTTTATATATATATTTCTCGAAACAAAACAAGAAGGATGTTCCAACATCTTATTACGTAAATTATTTTTGCTAGATCTTGAAATTAAAATTTCTTCGCCTTTTATAGAAACAAATCTTTGATAACCATGATATACTCCATCAATACCCTTCATAGTTAATGATTCTAGAACCTTTTCAACTGCATCACTTTCATACCAATCATCACTATTTATTATACCAATGATCTCTCCACTGGATTTTTCTATACCCTTATTCATTGCATCATAAATCCCATTGTCTTTTTCAGACACAAAAATCAATCTATCTCCAAACTTTTTCTTGTATCTTTTTACAATATCTATCGTTCTATCACTAGATTCCCCGTCAATAATTATATACTCAATATTCTTATATGTTTGGTCGAATACCGAGTCAATAGTTTTCCCAATAGTTTTTTCACTATTGTATGTGACAGTTATTATACTTACCAAAGGTACTTTATTTTCAACTTTATTTACCATCTTATCTCCTTTTACTCAATGGTTAATTTTTAATTCTTTGATCTTTTAATAATTATATAACTATTAATTGGTCCTAAAACAGAGAAAGGAACTAAACATAAAATAGTTGCTAGAACTACCCCTACAGTTCCTAATTCAAAATTCTTCGCCAAAATAATTGATAATGGAATATTTATGAGGGCTCCCCCACCTACAGTAATTAATTGACCAGTTATATTGTTTGTTCCATTTAAAAAAGAAGCAAATACGTTACTCCATATATTTATAATGGTGTAACACGCTATTACAAAGATTAATATACTAGGCGCAGATAACTCTTTACCAATCCATATCTTTATTATTGGATTTACACACAGAGAAAAAATCAGCACTCCAAAAACAAGTAACAGCATCATAACTATCAACTTTTTTATTGTCCGGATTATCCATTCTATATCGCCCTTACTATATGCGTGTGTATACGCAGACCATAATGGAACCATAATTGAGCCAGAAACAATCAAGAAAATGTTAAACAATTTCATGACTAATTGGTATATTGCTACTTCTTCGCTACCTTCAAGGTGGGTGATAATAATACTATCAGTAGTAAAAATAATTACTGCTGATATTTCTAAAAAAAAGAATTTTATACCATTTCCCATAAGTTCATTTAAATATGTTTTATCAAAATATTTAATTGAAGGTCTAACCAGTCTATATTTACCAGAAAATAATATTATGCTAGCTACAAAAAGAACAACTAACGTACTTATACAATAGACAAATCCTAAGATGAACAATCCGGTAATATCATATATTTTTAATATATATAAACATATTACATACAATAGACTTGATAGAAATGTAAATAATGAGGGTAAGGTTGAATGATTGTGAGCAAAGCATAAAGCATTTATTGTTGAAAGAACTAACTGAAATAGGAAAGAAAATACTATAATTGAAAAGAATATGGTGAATTCATACTTTGGTAAGTAACTAGCGCTGAAAGCTATTCTCCAGTCAATCAGAAAGGTTACTATAATATAAATAATACAACTTACAATTGCAATCACAGCAATAAATACATAACTAGTTGATACCAATATCCTTCCATTTTTTATATTGTTTGTTGCTATAGCATTTGAAAGTTTATTTCTCAATCCATTCCCTAAACCACCATTTAGAAGACTTAACCAACTTGTAATTGATAGTATTGTCAGCCATAGCCCATATATTTGTTGTGAGCCTGTAAAATCATATGCAACTCTTATACTCCAAAAACTTAAAAAAACAGACATAATCCTTAACCCGAGTGAAAAAAAACTATTCTTTATAACTATTAAACTCAATGGATTTAACTTTTTAGAACTAATCTTGGAGATTATTAAATCTTTCATAAAATGCTTCGACATCCTCAAAATACTTTTTATTTTCCTTTATCCATTCAAAGTCCTTATTCCACCATTCTAATGAAGCTAACAATTGACGTTGATGTTCCTCAAAACGATAACCAATCTTTTTCGCAGGAATACCCACATTTATTGAATAAGGCTCTACATCCTTAGTAACAACAGATTTCGCACCAATAATTGCTCCATCACCTATTTTAATACCCTCTACTATCGTGGCACCATATCCAATCCAAACATCATTTCCAATTACAGCACTGTACTTATTATCAACCAATTTGTTTTCCAGGTATAGCTGTTCATTAGTAAATGTAAACCCAGCCTGCTTTTGTAAAGAGAAAAAAGCTGGATGAGTAGAAATAAATTTTTTCACAGGATGTCTACCATAAATTACTTCTACATACGGTGCAATAGAACAAAATCTACCAATTTTACAATTATTAAGTTTTGAGTTCCACCCAATATAGGTACCTATTCCAACACTAGCATTAATTATTGTAGAATTTTGATATATTTTATTATTTCCTTCTAAAAGAGTCTTTGTATTAATTTTAACTTTACTTAGAAGAAAAACCTTTTTCTTTCTTAAACGACGTTTGTAAATTAAATTTATTATATTAAGAATAGTCCTCTTAACCATCTTCATATTTACCCTTCCAGGATATTATAATTTCTTTACTAATTTAGCCGGGTTACCTGCCCAAACTTCCTTAGGTGGGATATCTTTTGTTACGACTGAACCAGCCCCAACCACGCTGTATTCCCCTATTGTAACACCCTTTAAAATTATCGTACCTGTTCCTATAAAAGCTCCTTTTTTTATAGTAACATCTGACATTTTTATGTCCCTATCCTTCTTACTTATACGTTCCTTAAAATCAATTGAGTGAAAATCAGTATCGTAAATTTTACAATCTCCACCTATAAAGACATCTTCCTCGATTATTATTTTCTTATTAGCCACTATTGCTGAATTTGAAATCCCCACACGTTCTTTAATTACTAATTCAGCATTATTACCCACTACTAAGCTAGTAAATTGTTGTCCACCTATTGGATTATTTCGGTACCTTGAATTAATTTTAACATCACTAGCTATTTGTATAATCCCATTATTTTGAATAAAGATAATCCCATTAATACTCGATATTGTTTTATCGTTGATTTCAACTCTATTTTTTTTCATTAATAATTTATTATATATAAATATATAATAGTCTTTTATTAATCTATACCATTGTGTCATTGCTTTAAGTAAGAGCATATATTCTCCTTAGTTCAAAACGTTTTGACTATAAAAATGGACCGCCAAATTAAATGAGCTGCTCCCTTTTATAAATAATAAATATTTTTTTACTTATCTTTTTAATATAGATACTATAAATAATCGAACATCCTTTTAACTTTTACTTATGCATCAACCCTAATACGAACTAATTCATCGAACGATGTTTTAGTAGGATTCAAACCTAACATTTTTTAATTAGTAAAATCCCCCAGTAATTGTCCAACCTCTCAGGCCGGAAGTATTTAGGATCCACTTCTACAATGTGTTCACCTATCGCTTTGTTAACTCCCTTTTCTTCAATGCCTTGTCCAGTCATTTTAACTTCAATCCCAACATACTTAAATGCGAGTTCTGCAAATTCACGTACAAAGTGCATTTCACCAGTAGCTATAACAAAGTCCTTTGGCTTATCATATTAAAGATTCACCACATACATTCAATGTAGTCCTTCGCATAACCCCAGTCACGTAATGAATCTAAAGATTTACCCACTTTCTCCATGTGGTGTAGCAAAAAATAGTTCCTGGAATACAAAGAACTACCATGAATCAGAGCGTCATGGTGAAACATTTGTAACTCGTAAAATCACTTTTTCTACAACACGTATCGCACAAGGTAGACAAAAGAAATTAATGTAGGCAACTTAGGTCCAACTCTTTACTCGTTCTAAACAATAGATTTAGTATTGATATAACCACTCATTCAAGAACACATAGAAAAAATGAACCATTCAATTCTCAGTGTCCTGCTACATATATTTATATTATTTATCACTTTCTCCTTAATTCTAGTAGGCATCCTTTGACCCAAATAAAACCAAAACCGTCTTCAGAATGATTTTTACATCAAAAAACAGCGATCGCTTTTCGATATAAGTTAAATCTAACTCCACCATTTGAGCAAAATCTAGGTTACTTCTTCCACTTATCTGCCAAAGCCCTGTGCAACCAGGCGTTACCAGGAGACGTTGTTTATCATACATAGTATATTCTTCAACCTCTCGAATTAAAGGTGGTCTTGGTCCAACTAGGCTCATGTCCCCCTTCAAAACATTAAAAAGCTGTGGTAATTCATCGATACTTGTCTTTCGGATGAAGCTACCTATTTTCGTCACTCTAGGATCTTCCTTCATTTTAAACATCGCACCATCAACTTCGTTGTATTGAAGTAACTCTTGAAGCTTCTCCTCTGCATTCACAATCATCGAGCGAAATTTATACATACGGAAGATTCTTCCGTTCTTACCTACCCGTTCTTGCGAGAAAATGATATTTCCTTTTGGATCCTCAAGCTTTATAAGAATAGCAACAATAATTAATACAAAACCTAGAATGATAATCCCTAGAAGTGAACCGATAATATCTATTACTCTTTTGGAAAGATTGTATAAATGCTTTTCATTTTGCTTTGTCACTGGTAACTGATGAACAGAGTTTATATTTTTCTTAGCTATTTCTGGCACTTCCAACCCTTCCTTTACCTTACATATCTACTTTAGTATGTTCAAAGTTTTGAACCAGCTCTTTTAGGTAATTCATCATGTCTTTTTTTATGTCTTCATGTTGTAAGGCAAATTCGATTGTTGTTTTCACAAAACCAAATTTTTCTCCTACATCGTAACGTTTACCTTCAAAGTCATACGCAAAAACTCGTTGGATTTCATTCAGCTTTTGAATCGCATCTGTTAGCTGGATCTCTCCACCTGCACCTGTTTCTTGTCTGTCTAAAAACCTAAAGATTTCTGGTGTTAAAATATAACGGCCCATAATTGCCAAATTAGAAGGTGCTGTCCCAGGTGCTGGTTTTTCAACAAAATTATTTACTTGATACAGTCGGTCTTTATTAAAGGAAGGATCGATGATTCCATAACGATTCGTTTCCTTATCAGGAACGGGTTGAACGCCGATGACAGATGATAGCGTCTCTTCATATTGATTAATCAATTGCTTAAGGCAAGGCGTAGCTCCTTGCACAATATCGTCACCTAGTAATACAGCAAATGGCTCATCGCCAATAAAATTACGTGCACACCACACCGCGTGTCCAAGTCCTCTCGGTTCCTTCTGTCTAATATAATGGATATCCGCAAGCTTGGTTGCATATTGAACCTTATCAAGAATATCCAACTTTCCTTTTTCTATTAGGTTTGCCTCTAGTTCATGAGCATAATCGAAATGATCCTCAATGGCACGCTTTCCTTTACCTGTTACGATAATAATATCTTCGATTCCTGATGCTATTGCCTCTTCTACTATGTACTGAATCGTTGGCTTATCAACGATCGGTAGCATTTCCTTTGGCATGGCCTTAGTTGCCGGCAGAAATCTTGTTCCTAATCCTGCAGCTGGTATGATAGCCTTTCTCACCTTTTTCAAGTCTTTTCCCCCTCTAAAGTGTAAAAGTTTATTTTTGCAAGAAATAAATAGTTAATGAGAAAACACTTGTTCATGTACTCTCATTAACTATTTATTTAT containing:
- a CDS encoding lipopolysaccharide biosynthesis protein yields the protein MKDLIISKISSKKLNPLSLIVIKNSFFSLGLRIMSVFLSFWSIRVAYDFTGSQQIYGLWLTILSITSWLSLLNGGLGNGLRNKLSNAIATNNIKNGRILVSTSYVFIAVIAIVSCIIYIIVTFLIDWRIAFSASYLPKYEFTIFFSIIVFSFLFQLVLSTINALCFAHNHSTLPSLFTFLSSLLYVICLYILKIYDITGLFILGFVYCISTLVVLFVASIILFSGKYRLVRPSIKYFDKTYLNELMGNGIKFFFLEISAVIIFTTDSIIITHLEGSEEVAIYQLVMKLFNIFLIVSGSIMVPLWSAYTHAYSKGDIEWIIRTIKKLIVMMLLLVFGVLIFSLCVNPIIKIWIGKELSAPSILIFVIACYTIINIWSNVFASFLNGTNNITGQLITVGGGALINIPLSIILAKNFELGTVGVVLATILCLVPFSVLGPINSYIIIKRSKN
- a CDS encoding acyltransferase, with amino-acid sequence MLLLKAMTQWYRLIKDYYIFIYNKLLMKKNRVEINDKTISSINGIIFIQNNGIIQIASDVKINSRYRNNPIGGQQFTSLVVGNNAELVIKERVGISNSAIVANKKIIIEEDVFIGGDCKIYDTDFHSIDFKERISKKDRDIKMSDVTIKKGAFIGTGTIILKGVTIGEYSVVGAGSVVTKDIPPKEVWAGNPAKLVKKL
- the galU gene encoding UTP--glucose-1-phosphate uridylyltransferase GalU; protein product: MKKVRKAIIPAAGLGTRFLPATKAMPKEMLPIVDKPTIQYIVEEAIASGIEDIIIVTGKGKRAIEDHFDYAHELEANLIEKGKLDILDKVQYATKLADIHYIRQKEPRGLGHAVWCARNFIGDEPFAVLLGDDIVQGATPCLKQLINQYEETLSSVIGVQPVPDKETNRYGIIDPSFNKDRLYQVNNFVEKPAPGTAPSNLAIMGRYILTPEIFRFLDRQETGAGGEIQLTDAIQKLNEIQRVFAYDFEGKRYDVGEKFGFVKTTIEFALQHEDIKKDMMNYLKELVQNFEHTKVDM
- a CDS encoding sugar transferase encodes the protein MEVPEIAKKNINSVHQLPVTKQNEKHLYNLSKRVIDIIGSLLGIIILGFVLIIVAILIKLEDPKGNIIFSQERVGKNGRIFRMYKFRSMIVNAEEKLQELLQYNEVDGAMFKMKEDPRVTKIGSFIRKTSIDELPQLFNVLKGDMSLVGPRPPLIREVEEYTMYDKQRLLVTPGCTGLWQISGRSNLDFAQMVELDLTYIEKRSLFFDVKIILKTVLVLFGSKDAY
- a CDS encoding CatB-related O-acetyltransferase, with product MKMVKRTILNIINLIYKRRLRKKKVFLLSKVKINTKTLLEGNNKIYQNSTIINASVGIGTYIGWNSKLNNCKIGRFCSIAPYVEVIYGRHPVKKFISTHPAFFSLQKQAGFTFTNEQLYLENKLVDNKYSAVIGNDVWIGYGATIVEGIKIGDGAIIGAKSVVTKDVEPYSINVGIPAKKIGYRFEEHQRQLLASLEWWNKDFEWIKENKKYFEDVEAFYERFNNLQD
- a CDS encoding GDP-mannose 4,6-dehydratase; the protein is MHFVREFAELAFKYVGIEVKMTGQGIEEKGVNKAIGEHIVEVDPKYFRPERLDNYWGILLIKKC
- a CDS encoding glycosyltransferase family 2 protein — protein: MVNKVENKVPLVSIITVTYNSEKTIGKTIDSVFDQTYKNIEYIIIDGESSDRTIDIVKRYKKKFGDRLIFVSEKDNGIYDAMNKGIEKSSGEIIGIINSDDWYESDAVEKVLESLTMKGIDGVYHGYQRFVSIKGEEILISRSSKNNLRNKMLEHPSCFVSRNIYIKQGMFNLDYKFCADYDFLLRLLENNVPFIEVDSIISNFTVGGVSSTPKAALESLKMKRDRGLVTYRKYLIKKLQMQFTDTLKRIFSYS